A window of the Diorhabda carinulata isolate Delta chromosome 1, icDioCari1.1, whole genome shotgun sequence genome harbors these coding sequences:
- the LOC130898590 gene encoding testis-specific serine/threonine-protein kinase 3-like, producing the protein MDNILRIKQLTIPLSPKDSEINAFVEKGYLIGKKIGQGSYATVHLADYVDTTKTNPKKVRLACKIFDKKKASKNFLNRFLTRELEILAQINNKYIISLHSILQRDTRVFIFMGYAENGDLLDYIHRNGPIPENHARLWFKQMICGLHYLHGINIAHRDLKCDNILLSAKFNIKLADFGFARFCVDSRNKKILSDTYCGSSAYAAPEVIIGTPYDPKLSDVWSLGVILFVMLNTTLPFDDISCVDLVHNQMTKNWAFQSRVRDNLSKMVKSLVRHILEPNINKRFTLENIRKHEWLKLHKEKSSTPAQLLNKSKKQKKRK; encoded by the exons ATGGATAATATTCTACGTATCAAACAACTGACGATTCCTTTGAGTCCAAAAGATTCCGAAATAAATGCTTTTGTAGAAAAGGGTTACCTAATTGGGAAGAAAATTGGTCAAGGTTCATATGCTACCGTACATTTAGCCGATTATGTCGATACCACTAAAACTAACCCGAAGAAAGTACGTCTGGCctgtaaaatatttgataaaaaaaaggcttcgaagaattttttgaatagatttttaaCTCGTGAGCTGGAAATACTCGCTcaaattaacaacaaatatatcatttctTTACACAGCATTTTACAGAGAGACACcagagtttttatttttatggg atatgcTGAGAACGGTGACCTTTTGGACTACATTCACAGAAATGGTCCAATACCTGAAAATCATGCTAGACTATGGTTCAAACAAATGATTTGCGGACTTCACTATCTCCATGGAATAAACATTGCACACAGAGACTTAAAATGCGACAATATACTTTTATCTGCAAAATTCAACATTAAATTAGCTGATTTTGGTTTTGCAAGATTCTGCGTAGAttctcgaaataaaaaaatacttagtGATACTTACTGCGGTTCTTCAGCTTATGCAGCACCTGAAGTAATCATTGGTACACCCTACGATCCAAAATTATCTGATGTTTGGTCATTAGGAGTCATATTGTTTGTCATGCTTAATACCACCTTGCCTTTTGACGATATAAGTTGTGTGGATTTGGTACATAACCAAATGACTAAAAATTGGGCTTTCCAATCAAGAGTAAGGGATAACCTATCAAAAATGGTCAAATCGTTGGTTCGTCATATTTTGGaaccaaatataaataaaagatttactttggaaaatattagaaaacatGAGTGGTTAAAACTGCACAAAGAAAAGTCATCTACACCTGCTCAACTGTTGAATAAAtccaaaaaacagaaaaaaagaaagtaa
- the LOC130898608 gene encoding venom protease-like: MKTFVILSTFLTCYVLASQRRNEIMQHKNWNLIPLSKCGLTKNPNRIVHGEYAKQGQFPWISQLFLTKKMDKFICGGALINNRYILTAAHCVYGNEKNIKKVRLGDSLVKHERCLGCSPKTYRVENITIHPEFSQIAYENDIALIRLDENVEYNLFIRPICLPMNEVLDETFVGEKIDIAGWGKDDSDEYSKLLKYITIPLRDKCVCSEEYELNLSDGQLCAGVMGGGDSCQGDSGGPMVWSRKESFVNKNYVIGIVSFGKESCGEGPAVYTNVIHYIKWILDNIYDEEAEPTEIINIENELW; this comes from the exons ATGAAGACGTTTGTaatattatcaacttttttaacATGTTATGTTTTAG CATCACAACGCAGAAATGAAATTATGCAACACAAAAATTGGAACTTAATTCCTTTGTCAAAATGTGGATTGACAAAAAATCCAAATAGGATAGTACATGGGGAATATGCAAAACAAGGCCAATTTCCATGGATTTCCCAATTATTTCTTACTAAAAAAATGGATAAGTTTATATGCGGAGGAGCATTAATAAATAATCGCTATATACTTACAGCTGCACATTGCGTttatggaaatgaaaaaaacat aaaaaaagtcCGGCTTGGGGATTCTTTAGTTAAACATGAAAGATGTCTAGGCTGTTCACCAAAAACGTACAGGGTAGAAAACATTACTATCCATCCAGAATTCTCACAAATAGCCTATGAAAATGATATAGCTCTCATTAGGTTGGACGAAAATGTTGAATATAACT TGTTTATTAGACCTATTTGTTTACCTATGAATGAGGTTCTGGACGAAACGTTTGTCGgcgaaaaaattgatatcgCCGGTTGGGGCAAAGATGATTCCGATGAATATTCAAAACTCTTGAAATACATTACCATTCCACTCAGAGATAAATGTGTCTGTAGTGAGGAATATGAACTGAATCTCTCAGATGGTCAACTCTGTGCTGGAGTCATGGGTGGAGGTGACAGTTGCCAGGGCGATTCTGGAGGACCAATGGTATGGAGTCGAAAAGAATCTTTTgtcaacaaaaattatgttataG GTATCGTATCATTTGGAAAAGAATCTTGTGGTGAAGGACCAGCCGTGTATACCAACGtaattcattatataaaatggattttagATAACATCTATGATGAAGAGGCAGAACCTACCGAAATTATcaatatagaaaatgaattgtggtaa